One genomic window of Luteitalea pratensis includes the following:
- a CDS encoding succinate dehydrogenase/fumarate reductase iron-sulfur subunit, whose product MNLTLRVWRQPGPTAPGRLVEYKADDISPDMSFLEMLDVINEGLIRKGEEPISFDSDCREGICGACGCMINGVAHGPDAGTTVCQLHMRRFRNGDTITIEPWRAAAFPVVKDLVVDRSSLDRVVGAGGYISMNVGAAPDANAIPVPKPVADTAFDAAACIQCGACVAACKNASAALFTSAKIAHLNLLPQGQAEKHRRTVRMVEQMDMEGFGACSNEGECEAVCPKEIKISNIAKMNRDYFKAQLAAR is encoded by the coding sequence CTGAATCTGACATTGCGCGTGTGGCGGCAGCCGGGGCCCACCGCCCCGGGGCGCCTGGTCGAGTACAAGGCCGACGACATCTCGCCCGACATGTCGTTCCTCGAAATGCTGGACGTGATCAACGAGGGCCTCATCCGCAAGGGCGAGGAACCGATCTCGTTCGACTCGGATTGCCGCGAAGGCATCTGCGGGGCCTGCGGCTGCATGATCAACGGCGTGGCGCACGGCCCGGACGCGGGCACCACGGTCTGTCAGTTGCACATGCGGCGCTTCCGCAATGGCGACACGATCACCATCGAGCCGTGGCGAGCCGCGGCATTCCCCGTGGTCAAGGACCTGGTTGTCGACCGCAGTTCACTCGACCGTGTCGTTGGCGCAGGCGGCTACATCTCGATGAACGTCGGCGCGGCGCCCGACGCCAATGCCATTCCGGTGCCCAAGCCGGTGGCCGATACGGCATTCGACGCCGCGGCGTGCATCCAGTGCGGCGCCTGCGTGGCGGCCTGCAAGAACGCCTCGGCGGCACTCTTCACGTCGGCCAAGATCGCGCACCTCAACCTGCTGCCGCAGGGGCAGGCCGAGAAGCATCGGCGCACGGTGCGGATGGTCGAGCAGATGGACATGGAGGGCTTCGGTGCGTGCTCCAACGAGGGCGAGTGCGAGGCCGTGTGCCCGAAGGAAATCAAGATCAGCAACATCGCGAAGATGAATCGCGATTACTTCAAGGCCCAACTGGCGGCTCGCTGA